The genomic stretch TGTGACATAGTATGTTTGATAAGCCGAGAAGTTAGTTGTTATATCAGCAATCTCAATTTGAGCCAATCTCTCTTCTGCAACTTCAAAATTAGCAACCAATTCTAAATCCTCTGTTACATTAATAGTGTATGGGTTCATAGTTGAAACAGTAGAACCATCTTTAGTCCAGCCAATAAACTCATAACCTTCGGCAGCCTCAGCAGTGAAAGTTACAGCTGTTCCTGCAACAACATCAGTAGCCGATACAGTAGCAGTGCCAAATTCTGCATTATTTACACTTGCAGTAATTGAATATGTTTGTGCTTGAGAACCCTCTGTAACATTAATTCCAAAGTTGTGCATTGAACCAGCATAACCAATAACACCAGTTCCGTGAGTACCACACATAGGAGTATCCTCATTCCACGATGTAGCACAATCTACACCATCAGAGATTATACGAACCATTGAAAGACCTAATGCTGCATTTGAAGGAACAGCAATTGTGATAGAACCCTCATCTTCGTTTCCTCCAACACGACCTTCACCGGCATAAACCGCTCTTACATCTTCAAAATCTCCATCACGATTCCAGTCAAAACCAATCCAAACGTTTTTGCTCCATGCTCCATTAGTAAATGAGAAAGTAATCTCTTCTCCTTGAGCAGCACTAAATTGTTTGCTCTCTTGCAAACGGTTGAATGTAGTTGTAGTTGCACTTTGAGTAAGAACCTCGCTACCAGCAACAGAAATAGATAAACCTTGTAAAGAGTGAGAGTGAACGTTATCAACGTTGCTTATCTCGCAATTCTCATTGGTTTTCGAGGTTATATCGCAATACCCTTCAGGGAACTCATTAGCAGGAGTTATATCTCCAGTTGCAGTATATGTAACTGATGTTGAGGTACTCATTAATCTTATACCCTCTTGTGCTGCCACTTTAATCTCGTAATCTCCTGCAGTGTTAGGAGTAAATTTAATTTGTCCGTTAACTGCTTTTTCTGACTCCTCAGTTGGCTGCTCTCCATTAATAGTATAATATAAGTTGTGCCATTCAGGAGCATTAACATTTACAGTAACCTCTGATCCGGTAGCCACGTTACCACCTTCCGAAGTGATAGTAGGAGCAACAGTTACAGCCTCCTCAGAGTGAGTTACAGTACGATATGAGATGTATGGAGTTAAATCCTTTTTAACGGTAATTCCATTAGCATAAGCATCACCAGAATCATCTCCGTAGTTTTTCATCTTCAACTCAACACGGTCAGTATATACATATACCATTAGGGCTTGTATAATACGACGGTCGGCCAATTGTCCATTTTCAAATGAGTTCTCGTAGTAACGCATCGATCCCATAAATGCCGAGAAGAAACTCTTCTCAACAGAAGTTGCATCAGGCTCTTCAGTCTCAACGCTCTTGTCAACAAAAGTCCACATTATATCAGCATCACCACTATATGTAATAGTAGAGTTAGATATAGTTACTTGAGTACCAATCATACGTTGGCCTGTAGAATTTCCTGAATATAACTCATCAGTCAAAGCATAATATAAACCACTCTTTTCTCCAACCATCAAGTAAGTTTTTCCACTTGTAATTGTAGTTACTTGAGTAGCAGTAATATTTGAAGCAGTTGGGTCGGCAACCTCAAATATACGAATTTGCTGACTGCTTGCAGTGTTATCAGTATTACCAGAGAAACGACCATTAGAACCACAGTGAACATACGATTGAGTACCAGTATCATCAGTTGTGGCATTTGATAAATGGAACACAAAAGCACCACTTGTTACTGTAGATGGAGTTATAGTTGCATCCGATGATTGAGTATCGGTAGTAGCAAGGTTAAAAGTGTTGTATCCCAAATATTTTGAAGTGGTGTAATTTTGAATAGAGTAAAGAGGTGTAGATGTGCTTGAGTCAGTACCACCTGAACTTGTACCAGTCCATTTATTACCATCAGTACCATATACTGTAACACGCTCATCTGTTGAAGTGCGGATATATGCCGAGTCAGTTCCGTGGTCGTGACCATACAACATTATAAGATTAGGATATTTCGCTAATGTATTCTTCAACTTTACAGCAAATTCAGGTGTAGTTGAAGAGTATCGGTCCATACCTTTGTTTTTGTTACTTAATCTGTTTGAGTCAGAGAATGGAATGTGAACAAGGAAGAATACTGTTTTGTCTTTGTCTGTTGCATAAATCTCCTCAAGTTTGTTGGCAACCCAATCCACAGACTCAACCGAGTATGCGTATGATGAAGCAGTTTCAAATAGGTATTTACCACCATTCAATACAACAAAGTCAAAACCATTTACCACATAGTGATATGCAGCCAAAAGTTCAAATCCCTCGCCAGTTCCGTTTATTGCTGTTTCATAGAAACAATCCTCAGCAGGCAACGCACCTATATCAGTTTTCATTGGAACATCATAGTAGTCACCAGCATTGTAAGGTTTAGGAATAGCATCGTAGTTTGCAACCTCATACTCGTGGTTACCATTAACATAGATAACAGGAGTTTTTGTGCCGTTAAATGCTCCACGTGAAGCCTCAATTAGCAAATCTTTTGTTACTTGCCAACTTGATTGGGGAATTGTGTTGTTACTTGTGTAGTCTCCTCCAAGAACTATCAAATCAACATTCTCTTCAGTTTTTATCTTGCTAAGAGTTTTTGTTGCAGACTCACGAATACGAATGTTGTTGGGGTCTGTAATAAAGTCTTGTTGAGCGTGTAGGTCAGATACACAAGCAAATGAGAATATAGGCTCCTCTTGTGCCTGAACATTCTCAAAAGGAATTAATGTCAATAATGACATAAAAATTCCCAAAAGTAAAAATCTCTTCATGTTAATTATTAATTGGTTAAAATTGTGGTTATTTTTCTTAAACTATCTATTTTGCAGATATAAAAGATTTGCAAAAATATATAAAATATATGAAAGCATATTTGTTGTTTACCTAAAATCTTTGAATAAATAATTTAAAGAAGTTGGTATTATAAAAAGAGAGAGTATATCAAAAAATTCCGATATACTCTCTCTTATAATGTTTGTGGAGCTGGAGGGGATTGAACCCTCGTCCATACAGGGAAACAATAGGCTTTCTACATGCTTATCTTTGCTTAAATTGTAGGGTACAGACAAGACCAAAGCTACCAATCATATACCTTAGCCTTTAAGATTTCATTTGAGGTGCAAGGCTCACCACAAACTATTTCCGATATAATAGCACCGCTTAAGGGGATAGCTTCGGAACAACAGCATCCGAGCGATGTCTTGTTTCACTACCTTGTAGCGAAATTAAGCCAATCTACTGTACTTCGATTAGGCAGCAAGAGCGTAGTTATTCTCGCCAGTTATAATTTCAAAGGCTCAGATTAAAGAGCAAACCTAAGGAGGCTCTGCATGCTTACATATCACTTCTGCCCGCTGTCAAATCCAGTCAGCCCCGCATTGTATATGTTCATTTCATTGTGCAATTAACATCGCTATGTCAATTGGGGATGCAAAGATATAATAAAATTTCTTATCCCAACAATAGTTGACAATTAAAACTCATTAAATTAGAAAATCCCTAATTAAAGAACTTATGTTCTTTGATTTTGCTCCTACTCTGCAAAGTTTAAATATTCTTATTTTGCTCTCGCTTTTTTGCAGAATTTTTAATTGATGCAAAGCAATTAACTAACAACTCCTCTTCCTATACAACTGCCAACTGTTGAAAATGTTTTGCCAAAGAACGTAACTGCCAGGGGCAACAGAAGAGAGGGGGTTAAGATAGGTGCAGGCTAACCAAATGGCGAGGACGGTGTTTTTTTGTCCTATTGCTTGTCCTGCACTAATTTGGCTATTGTACTTGCTTCCAATATATCTGCCAAAGGCAAATTGAATGACACAGGTAACGAGTCCTGCAAATGCAACGGATAGTTTAATTATTGCATCAGCATCGCTGTTTGCTATCCATCGTATTGTTTGAGAAGTTACTATTGCCAATGCAATAGCCCATATATAAAATGAATATCCGCTATATTTTAATAATTGTGAGTGTACTCTCTTAAAGTATTTGCGTAATACCATTGCCAATATAAATGGTATTATAAGCAGAGGAAATACTTTACTCAATATTTTGCTAAATGCTGGTAAAAACGATAACCCTTCGTGAGGTTCAACAAGAGGGAAGAGGAGGGGTATGATAATTGCTGCCACAATATTTATAATCATTGTGTATGTAACCAATTGACCGGCGTTGCCTCCAAGTTTGCTTGTAATAACCACAGCAGCGGTTGCAGTGGGGCAAATAAGGCATATCATAGCACCTTGCAGTACAATGTTTATCTCCCAACTAAAAATATCCCAAATCAAAAGCAGTGCAATAATTGTACAACTTACACTCTGAAACATTGCAAGTATCATGTGCCACTTATTTGGTATTAACTCTTTGGGATTAGCTTTACAGAACGATAGCAAAAGTTGAATAAATATAAGAGTAGGCATAAGAACTTCCACTGCACTATTAGCCATAGGTTTTAGTGGAGCCATAAACTCTGCTTTTGCAAACAGAAGATACATTCCTGTACCAACAATCATAGCAATAGGCAGAGTCCAATTTTTTATAAATCTTATAATCCTATCCATCTTGAGTAGTATCTCTTAAAAACGAAAGAGAATGATGCAAAATTAATTTTGACTCACTCTCTTTCTAATACATTGTATTATAGTCGTTCTAACAACTAATCTTCTTTCATATTATGGAATACGTTTTGAACATCATCATCTTCTTCAAAACGCTCAATAAGTTTCTCAATAACCTCGCGTTGTTCGTCAGTAACCTCTTTAGTGTCGTTAGGAATTCTCTCAAACTCTGCGCTCTCAATTTCAAAACCGTTGTCCTCTAAATATTTTTGAATATTGTTGAACTCCTCAAAAGGTCCGTAAATCATTATTGAACCTTCATCGCTATCCATCTCATCAACACCAAAGTCGATAAGTTCAAGTTCAAGTTCATCCATCTCAACACCCTCTTTCTCTTTTACTTTGAAAACACTCTTGTGTTCAAACAAGAAAGAAAGAGAACCAGATGTACCAAGAGAACCTCCTGCTTTGTTAAAGTAACTGCGAACATTAGCAACTGTACGAGTAGTGTTGTCTGTTGCAGTCTCAACAACTATTGCAACACCAAAAGGAGCATATCCCTCATATACAACCTCTTTATAGTTGCCCTCATCTTTAGATATTGCTTTTTTAATAGCACGTTCAACATTCTCTTTAGGCATATTTGCAGCCTTTGCATTTTGTATTAATGCACGAAGGCGTGAGTTGGCATCCGGATCAGGACCACCTGCTTTAACAGCCATAGTAATCTCTTTTCCAATTTTGGTAAATGTTCTTGACATATTACCCCAACGTTTCATTTTTCGTGCTTTTCTGTATTCAAACGCTCTTCCCATAGTAGTATTTAATTTAATATTTATCTTAGTTTGGCACCAACTTTGTTTTCAAGGTTGGTAATTATTTTATTCATTACAGCATCAATTTGTTTGTCAGCAAGAGTCTTTTCAGTGTCTTGCAATATAAATGAAACTGCATACGATTTTTTGCCTGCTTCAAGGTTTTTACCCTCATATACATCAAACAACGAAACCTCTTTCAAAAGTTTGCGTTCGCTTTCACGAGCAATCTTTTCAATCTCGCAGAACTTAACCGAAGCATCTACAAGTAGAGCAAGGTCGCGTTTTACGGGAGGGAATTTTGAAAGTTCGCTATAAGTTGTCTTTGTTTTAACGCTCTCTTTGCACAACATAGCAAAGTTGAACTCAGCAAAATAGACCTCGTTGTCAATATCAAATTTGCGAAGAATATTTTTACTTACTATACCTGCTTTACCAAACTCTTTACCTCCTCGAGTTTTATAAACAAGAACAGCAGAGAAAATATCATCGCTTGTTTGCTCGGTAGTATATTTACCGCTTGTCATACCAAGACGAGTTAAAACATTCTCAACATATCCTTTAAGCATAAAGAATGATGTTTGAATATCTTTTTGAGCCCAACTGTTAGCAACCTCATAACCTGTTAGCCACATACCAAGTCGGTAGTTTTCAGAGTAGGGGGCAAGAACTCCTTTCTCCATATCAGCCTCAGGGTTGTATGAGTAGCAATTACCAAACTCATAGAATTTAAGATCTCCGTTACGGCGGTTAATGTTGTAAGCAACACTCTCCAATCCACCAAATAATAGAGTTTGACGCATAACGCCAAGATCAGAACTCAATGGGTTCATAACCTTAACGCAGTTGCTTTCGGGGTATGAAGTTAAATCTTTATAGTAACTTGTTTTTGTTAGAGAGTTATTCAAAATCTCGTTAAAACCACAACCTGTAAGTTCGTTGGCAATAGTGTTGTATCTGATGTGTTGCTCATCAGCAACAGATTTATTTGATAGGTTTGAGTGAACACTCTCGGTTATCTCAACATTGTTATAACCATATATTCTTAGAATATCCTCAATAACATCGCAGTCGCGGCGAACATCAACGCGATATGTAGGAACTTTCAATTCCAATACGCCATTCTCCTCGCTTACAATCTCAATTTCAAGAGAAGATAAAATCTCTTTTACAACACTCTCCTCAATCTCTTTACCAATTAAAGAATTTATGCGATTGTAACTTAATGTTACAGGATAAGTCTCAACTTTATCAGGATATATATCTATAATATCACCAACAATCTCACCCCCTGCAAGTTCTTTAATAAGCATTGCCGCACGTTTTAGAACATATACAGTTGTATTTGGGTCAATACCACGCTCAAAGCGGAATGAAGCGTCTGTATTCAATCCATGTCTGCGAGCGCTCTTTCTAATCCATGTTGGATTAAAATATGCCGATTCAAGGAATACATCAGTTGTTGCCTCTGTAACACCAGATTTCAAACCTCCAAATACACCAGCAATACACATACCCTCGTTTTGGTTGCAAATCATCAAATCTTTTTCCGATAGTTTGCGTTCAACACCATCAAGAGTTACAAACGGAGTACTTTCTGCAAGAGTTTTAACTATCACTGTACCACCAGTAATCTCATTTACATCAAAGCAGTGTAGAGGTTGTCCTGTTTCGTGAAGAATATAGTTTGTTATATCTACTATATTGTTAATTGGACGCACTCCAATAGCATTCAAGCGTTGTTTCATCCAATCAGGGCTCTCTTTTACCGTAACTCCTTTAATTGTCAATCCAGCATAACGTGGAGCAGCCTCAGAGTTCTCAACAACAACCTTGACAGCATCGCCATTAACGTTGTCAATAGCAAAATCATCAACCGAAGGTTTTGTTAAAGAGTAGTTATATCCGTTACGTTTTAGGTATGCAGCAAGGTCTCTGGCAACACCATAGTGCGAAGCAGCATCAATTCTGTTAGGAGTGATATCAACTTCAATAACATAGTCGCTCTTAATACCAAAGTAATCTGCTGCAGGAGTTCCTGGAGTAGGAGTGTCTTTAAGAACTATAATACCATCGTGGCTTGTTCCAATCCCAATCTCATCTTCGGCACAAATCATACCAAATGATTCAACGCCTCTAATTTTTGATTTCTTAATAGTAAAACTCTCCTCGCCATCATATAAAACAGTACCAACAGTAGCAACAATAACATATTGACCTGCATCTACATTAGGAGCACCACATACAATTTGAACAGGTTCGCCAGTACCAAGATCGCATGTTGTGATATGAAGGTGATCTGAATTTGGGTGTTCAACGCAAGTCAAAACTTTACCAGTAACAATACCTTTAAGTCCACCTTTAATTGATTGAACCTCTTCAACTCCGCCTGTTTCAAGACCTATCGATGTTAAAGCATCGGCAGTTTGTTGAGGATCTAACGGAAGCTCAATAAACTCTTTGAGCCAATTGTAAGATATATTCATAGTAAATTATAAATTCTTCTTTGACGTAATTTTTACGTGCTAATTTTTAAACGACTGCAAAAATAATAATTTTATTTTGCTTTAAGAAACATTTGTTTCTCGATTTTGCTCAATCACTCTATTATTAAACCAAAATTTGATTAGTTATCGAGTAACCTTAACAAATTGAGGAGGAATAGGTGTCTCAAACAACATATCCTGACGTGTGATAGGATGAACAAATCTCAACCGGAATGCATGTAAAGATAACCTTCCAAGAGGATTCTCTTTTGAACCATAACGTTTATCTCCAGCAATGGGGTGTCCGCTCTCCGACATATGAACACGAATTTGATTCTTCCTTCCAGTTGCCAGTTGTACCTCCACAAGAGATAATCTGCTATTTTTTTGTAAAGTTTTATATTTGGTTAATGCAAATTGACCATTTTCTTTATCAGATGTAGAGTAAACGTGATGCACGCTATTTTCTGCCAAATACGAAGATATTTCACCCTCAGCAGGATCAATATGCCCACTTATAACAGCCACGTATCTGCGATCAAGAACCATCTCATTCCATGAGCGTTGTAGCTTAAATTGCACCTCTTCTGATTTAGCAAACATAATCAGACCTGAGGTGTCGCGGTCTAAACGGTGAATAACAAAAAGCTTAGCCGATGGATTATCCTCTTTTAGATAGTCACTCAAAATATGATAAGCAGTCTTCTCTTTAATTCTATCCGAAGATACAGAGAGTAAACCATAACCTTTGTTAGCAACTATAATATATTCATCTTCATAGACAATTTTGATTCTGTTGTTTTTGAATACTTTAAATCCCTTCTCAAAGTTAATTAAAACCCTGTCGCCGGGAGCAAGAGGAGCATCAAATGCAGTTTCGGGGTTACCGTTAATTGCAACTTGTCGGTGCGACAACCAACTTTTTACAGTAGTTTTACTTTTGTCAGAATAAGTCTTAAATAGGTAACTAAGTAACGAATCAACCTCTGTTACAATTGTTGTGTTAGTTGTATTCTTAGGTTTTGCACCCTTATTCCTTTTTATTCTCATTATATGAAAATTATAATTAAAAATTCAGTAGATTTTAAAGTTTTCTCCTGCCAAATGCAAACAGGGAGCATAACTAAACTTGTTTGAGTTATGCCGAGGTGTTGTCTATTTTCGCAGAAGTTATCTTCTGCAAAATTACAAAAAAATATGATAAGAGTAGTAAAAAATATATACTACATTAAAGATATCTACTATAACTTTATTAATAGCATATTGTGATAATTTATTACTAAGCAAAAGTTGTTAAAATCAAATTTAAATTTTAAATATTTTTTTCAAAAATAGTTTCTTGTTGACAATTTAAAAAAAAATTATTACTTTTGTTTTTGATATATATATTTACGACTAAGAGGTTTGTCCCTTTTATTAAGTAAATATATTTGTATAAACTGAAATTAACACAGAAATATGAGAGTAAAAATTCATAAAATTCATCGAGAAGGTAGGGGAATTTTAATAACATTGTTTTTGATATTGGCACTATTAAATGTTGCGTCTTATTATGTTATACAAACCCAGTGGATATTCATATTTCTTTTATCGTTTTCGGTATTGTTATTCTTAGTAGTTCTAAATTTCTTTCGATCTCCGCGAAGAGTATATCCGGGATATTTCAACGAAGAACGCGATGTAATAGCATCTGCCGATGGTGTTATTGTTGCAGTTGAGGAGGTAATGGAAAATGAATATTTCAAGGATAAAAGAATTCAAGTTTCAATTTTTATGAACTTGTTTAATGTTCATGCCAATTGGTTCCCTGTAGCAGGAAAAGTATTGCATGTAGGACATCAAAATGGCCGATTTATGTCAGCATACCTACCAAAGTCAAGTACTGAGAATGAACGTTCAACAATCGTGATAGAGATGCCAAATGGCGAACAGGTATTAGCACGTCAAATAGCAGGTGCATGTGCAAGACGCATTGTTACATACGCCGAAGTTGGAGATGAGTGTTCAATAGATGAACACATGGGATTTATTAAATTTGGCTCAAGAGTAGATCTATTTCTCCCATTAAATACTGAGGTCTTTGTTAAAATAGGAGACAAGACAGTAGGAGGTATCACCAAAATAGCACAATTACCCTTTGTAGAATAATTCTTTAAAATATGATTTCGATAAAAAAACATATACCCAATAGTATTACATGCTTAAATCTATTGAGTGGTTGTTTGGCATGTATGTTTGCATTTAAAGGATATGCAAACGCTCAATATGTATATCTTGCAGGAATGTTAATTTGTGCCGCAGCAGTATTTGACTTTTTAGATGGATTTGCTGCAAGATTACTAAAAGCATACTCTCCAATGGGCAAAGAACTTGACTCTTTGGCAGACTTAATAAGTTTTGGATTTGCACCGGGAGTAATATCAATGCAAATAGCAAATATTATCATTCCTCCCACATATACCGAATGGTGGTTTGAGGCATTACCATATTTTGCATTTGCTATACCGGTTTTTGCAGGATTGCGATTAGCAAAATTTAATATTGATACTCGCCAAACAACTTCGTTTATAGGTTTGCCAGTACCTGCAAATGCACTATTTTGGATCGGATTATACACCCTAACTGCAAAATACGAATGGATGGAGTGTATATATTTATGGGTAGCAATGGTTATCTTGTTCTCGTATATGATGATTTCAGAGATACCGATGTTCTCACTTAAATTTTCAAACTTAAAGTTAAAAGAGAATCTCGTTAGATATATACTTATAGTAGCTACAATATTATTTGTCGTATTTATGGGTTATGCAGGTTTGGCGCCAACAATTCTCTTCTATATCATCCTATCAATAGTCCAAAACAGTATATCAAAGAGACAAACTGCTATATAATCACAGGCATACTTTTTGAATAATATTTTGTGGATTGATTAAACGGAAAAATTTCGTTAACATAAAGTTGAAAAGAGATGCATATATTATTATTGTGGATACTAATACCAATCCTTATCGTTCTTTTTATTGTATTAATGATCGCAGGGAATGTAATAAGGTTTATATTTAGTGGATTCAGATTTAAAAGAAAAAATAAGAATACAAATAACCCAGAAGGAAGAACATATACCTCCTTTGAAAAGAGATCAAAAGTCTTTGGAGCAAATGAAGGAGAGTATGTCGATTTTGAAGAGATTAAAGATAAATAACCTCTTATAGTTGATGAAACTGACATAATGTCATATTGTAAATATAATACTATATAATTATTTATAAAAAGGATATATAATTAAAATAATTTACTTATCTTTGCAAAAGATTAATAATGATAATGAAATTGACACAAATACATACACATCATCACCATCTTAACTCATAAATGAGGTAAGCTCTATGGTATGTGTATATATACTAATAAAACAGATAGGCTTACTTAGGTAAGCCTATTTTATTATCAGATAAATGAAAATAAAATTAATTAAATACATACAGATATGTTAAGAATTGCAGTACAATCAAAAGGACGTCTTTATGACGAAACAATGGAGCTATTAGCGGAATCAGGAATAAAATTCTCATCATCAAAAAGAACATTGTTAGTTCCATCTCGTAAATTTCCAATGGAGGCACTTTTCCTTCGTGACGATGATATCCCAGAGTCAGTAGCATCAGGAATAGCAGATATAGGAATTGTAGGATTAAATGAATATTTAGAGAAGGCAAAAGATGCTGATATAGTAAAGAATTTAGGATTTAGTAAATGCCGTTTGTCATTGGCAATACCCAAAGATGTTGATTATAAAGGTATCGAGTGGTTTAATGGAAAGAAAATAGCAACATCATACCCGGTAATACTACAAAAGTTCTTAAACGAAAAAGGCATTACAGCCGATATTCATGTTATTACAGGATCGGTTGAAATTGCACCGGGTATCGGATTAGCAGATGCAATATTTGATATAGTAAGTTCAGGAAGCACATTGGTAAGCAATCATCTAAAAGAGGTAGAGATTATAATTGAATCTGATGCAGTATTAATTGCCAACAAGAAACTTTCAGCCGAGAAGAGAGAGATTCTTGATGAGTTATTGTTCCGTATTGAGGCAGTACAAGCAGCAGAAGACAAAAAATATGTATTAATGAACGTACCAAATGCCTCATTAGATAAAGTATTAGAGGTATTACCCGGAATAAAAAGTCCAACAGTTACACCACTTGCAAACTCAGAGTGGAGTTCAGTAAGTACAGTATTACCCGAGAAAATATTCTGGGAGATAATAAACAAACTAAAAGCATCGGGAGCAGAAGGAATACTTGTTCTTGATATAGAAAAAATGGTATTATAATTATGAAGATTATAAACAACCCACCCCGCCAAGATTGGAAAGAGTTGACTCGCCGTCCAGAGTTGGACACAATAAGCCTTCATGGAATTGTTGGGGAGATATTATCCGAAATTAAGAAACAAGGTAATAGTGCAGTACGCAAATATGTTGCTAAGTTTCAGGGAGTAGAACTTGATGATTTTGCTGTAACCAGAGAAGAGTTTGAGGAGGCAGAGCAACAAGTTGCACCCGAACTCAAAGCCGCTATATTAAAGGCAAAAGAGAATATCGAACATTTTCACGCTGCACAAAAATTTGGTGGAGTAAAAGTTGAGACAACACCAGGCGTTGTGTGTTGGCAAAAGAGTGTGCCTATTGATAGAGTAGGACTATATGTTCCTGGAGGAACAGCACCACTATTCTCAACAGTATTGATGTTGGCACTACCCGCAAAAATAGCAGGATGCGAAAATATAATAATGTGTTCGCCTTGTAATAAAGAGGGTAAAGTAAATCCGGCAACACTCTATGCCGCAAAAGTTGCAGGAGTAACTAATTTCTATAAATTAGGAGGAGTACAGGCCATAGGAGCAATGGCATACGGAACAGAAACAATACCAAATGTATATAAGATATTCGGTCCGGGAAATCAATATGTAACTGCTGCTAAGCAATTGGTAAGTCTAAGTGGAGTAGGAATAGATATGCCGGCAGGACCATCAGAGGTTGAGATACTTGCCGATGAAACAGCAAATCCACAATATGTAGCATCCGACTTCTTATCACAAGCCGAGCATGGAGTTGATAGTCAATCAATCTTGGTAACAACCGATAATACTTTGGCAGAAAAAGTATTAGTTGCAATAGAGGAGCAAAAAGAGTTGTTGCCACGTAAAGATATTGTAGAACAATCACTTCAAAACAGTTTGGTATTTGTTTTTGATAATATTACAGATGCAATTGATTTTACAAACGAGTATGCACCTGAACACCTTATAATCTCTTGTAAAGATTATAATGCAATAGGCGAAAAGATTAAAAATGCAGGCTCTGTATTTTTAGGACCATATACCCCTGAGAGCGCAGGAGACTATGCCTCAGGAACAAACCACACACTGCCAACAAGTGGTTATGCAAAAGGATATAACGGAGTAAATTTAGATAGTTTTAATCGTAAGATAACCTATCAAGAGATTACACAAGAAGGCCTAAAGAACTTAGGAGCAACCATTGAGATTATGGCAGCAAACGAAA from Bacteroidales bacterium encodes the following:
- a CDS encoding YebC/PmpR family DNA-binding transcriptional regulator; this translates as MGRAFEYRKARKMKRWGNMSRTFTKIGKEITMAVKAGGPDPDANSRLRALIQNAKAANMPKENVERAIKKAISKDEGNYKEVVYEGYAPFGVAIVVETATDNTTRTVANVRSYFNKAGGSLGTSGSLSFLFEHKSVFKVKEKEGVEMDELELELIDFGVDEMDSDEGSIMIYGPFEEFNNIQKYLEDNGFEIESAEFERIPNDTKEVTDEQREVIEKLIERFEEDDDVQNVFHNMKED
- a CDS encoding metallophosphoesterase codes for the protein MKRFLLLGIFMSLLTLIPFENVQAQEEPIFSFACVSDLHAQQDFITDPNNIRIRESATKTLSKIKTEENVDLIVLGGDYTSNNTIPQSSWQVTKDLLIEASRGAFNGTKTPVIYVNGNHEYEVANYDAIPKPYNAGDYYDVPMKTDIGALPAEDCFYETAINGTGEGFELLAAYHYVVNGFDFVVLNGGKYLFETASSYAYSVESVDWVANKLEEIYATDKDKTVFFLVHIPFSDSNRLSNKNKGMDRYSSTTPEFAVKLKNTLAKYPNLIMLYGHDHGTDSAYIRTSTDERVTVYGTDGNKWTGTSSGGTDSSTSTPLYSIQNYTTSKYLGYNTFNLATTDTQSSDATITPSTVTSGAFVFHLSNATTDDTGTQSYVHCGSNGRFSGNTDNTASSQQIRIFEVADPTASNITATQVTTITSGKTYLMVGEKSGLYYALTDELYSGNSTGQRMIGTQVTISNSTITYSGDADIMWTFVDKSVETEEPDATSVEKSFFSAFMGSMRYYENSFENGQLADRRIIQALMVYVYTDRVELKMKNYGDDSGDAYANGITVKKDLTPYISYRTVTHSEEAVTVAPTITSEGGNVATGSEVTVNVNAPEWHNLYYTINGEQPTEESEKAVNGQIKFTPNTAGDYEIKVAAQEGIRLMSTSTSVTYTATGDITPANEFPEGYCDITSKTNENCEISNVDNVHSHSLQGLSISVAGSEVLTQSATTTTFNRLQESKQFSAAQGEEITFSFTNGAWSKNVWIGFDWNRDGDFEDVRAVYAGEGRVGGNEDEGSITIAVPSNAALGLSMVRIISDGVDCATSWNEDTPMCGTHGTGVIGYAGSMHNFGINVTEGSQAQTYSITASVNNAEFGTATVSATDVVAGTAVTFTAEAAEGYEFIGWTKDGSTVSTMNPYTINVTEDLELVANFEVAEERLAQIEIADITTNFSAYQTYYVTNLIDGSYTSKFWSDGPQYINKYIMVDLGNLYNVDEIALYFADGDQPTGATIETSLNGADGSWSSVATFTKSNISNVTEGSSNVKRYICNAEGSEARYVRLRISTNDSQYWFQMTEFKVFGKEADPVAERTINVIANPAEGGTVTANDVVGGVTAEGQITLIATPNANYEFVNWTDEEGNLISESATFIDNEEGDKTFCANFDLMMYCKPNHTTQGTSTNYVGQIVTLTTEGASVDANWTNPAGDANVNGYTKRVKNLFTTFAGQTITLNITDKNTVWGWTRIFVDLNGDYTLDESELIYADAERNRTTPISQEFTISADAPKGEYLMRVFYAAGMDIYDGACDEYTQGGYYDFMFNVGDAPPTYTVTATAAEGGTATASPENVFENKTSTLTATADDSHIFAYWSKDGEQVSTENPFVVTVTEDVTYVANFDLAHIVTINQVAGGTITVKQGDNTVASGSKVKNGEEITITVKESTGNQLYELLVNGTNVYDEYITNHSYTTTVTSATTISAVYGDPICKLTYEVDTDAWGEGYIEVWSSDSYDEEAEQNGTLELPLTPMGVQYNQNDILEYDSYIYIFPYAIKGDIFIEINGEPIDLEENYNIYGDIEWPVTGPVHIKALFAVGIGIEENEVESISIYAVEDGICIEANDDAQVEVYSTTGVMLVNKTISGKTTIEMSKGIYIVKVDSTVNKVVVK
- a CDS encoding bile acid:sodium symporter; translated protein: MDRIIRFIKNWTLPIAMIVGTGMYLLFAKAEFMAPLKPMANSAVEVLMPTLIFIQLLLSFCKANPKELIPNKWHMILAMFQSVSCTIIALLLIWDIFSWEINIVLQGAMICLICPTATAAVVITSKLGGNAGQLVTYTMIINIVAAIIIPLLFPLVEPHEGLSFLPAFSKILSKVFPLLIIPFILAMVLRKYFKRVHSQLLKYSGYSFYIWAIALAIVTSQTIRWIANSDADAIIKLSVAFAGLVTCVIQFAFGRYIGSKYNSQISAGQAIGQKNTVLAIWLACTYLNPLSSVAPGSYVLWQNIFNSWQLYRKRSC